A genomic segment from Propioniciclava sp. MC1595 encodes:
- a CDS encoding adenylate kinase, which translates to MRLLITGPPGAGKGTQASALAERYAIPAISSGDIFRDNIKRHTPLGDRVVEIIARGDFVPDVLTTSLVFQRIIEPDCRRGWLLDGYPRTAAQVEALDIALAETGTALDAVIALVADPEVLVARMLKRAQEQGRDDDNADSIRHRIEVYHAQTADVIALYRDRGIVLDVDAIGSVDEVRERIFAAVDGLVGAR; encoded by the coding sequence ATGAGGCTGTTGATCACCGGCCCGCCGGGTGCGGGCAAGGGAACACAGGCGTCGGCCCTTGCGGAACGCTATGCGATCCCGGCGATTTCGAGCGGTGACATCTTCCGCGACAACATCAAGCGCCACACCCCCCTGGGGGATCGCGTCGTCGAGATCATCGCCCGCGGCGATTTCGTGCCCGACGTGCTCACCACGTCGCTGGTGTTCCAGCGCATCATCGAGCCTGACTGCCGGCGCGGCTGGCTGCTCGACGGGTACCCCCGGACGGCCGCCCAGGTGGAGGCGCTCGACATCGCGCTGGCCGAGACCGGCACCGCACTGGACGCCGTGATCGCGCTGGTCGCCGACCCCGAGGTGCTGGTGGCGCGCATGCTGAAACGCGCGCAGGAGCAGGGCCGCGACGACGACAACGCCGACTCGATCCGCCACCGGATCGAGGTCTACCACGCCCAGACGGCCGACGTGATCGCGCTGTACCGCGATCGGGGCATCGTGCTCGATGTCGACGCCATCGGTTCCGTCGACGAGGTGCGTGAGCGGATCTTCGCCGCCGTGGACGGACTGGTCGGCGCCCGCTAG
- a CDS encoding aspartate kinase, translating into MRVVQKFGGSSVADAASIKRVAKRIVDAKEQGNDIVVIVSAMGDTTDELLDLAQEVSPSPRPRELDMLLTAGERMSAALLAMAINDLGHTARSFTGSQAGVITTEKHGDARIIDITPGRIHTALEEGDVVIVAGFQGVSQTTKDVTTLGRGASDTTAVALAAALGADYCEIYSDVDGVFTADPRIVPGAQRIPEIRYEEMLEMAANGAKILHLRCVEYARRENVPVHVRSSFSDKPGTWVKHIDEEDSVENPIITGIAHDRHEAKITVVGVPDRVGAAAEVFTTVAAADINIDMIVQNVSVEGGTTAISFTLPQSDGNKAMDALRAAQPTIGFTELIYNDKIGKVSVVGVGMRSHPGVSATAFRALAEAGINIEMISTSEIRISVLVDVEDLDKAVRAVHTAFGLDADGQAVVYAGTGR; encoded by the coding sequence ATGCGTGTCGTACAGAAGTTCGGCGGTTCGTCGGTGGCGGACGCCGCCAGCATCAAGCGCGTCGCCAAGCGGATCGTCGACGCCAAGGAGCAGGGCAACGACATCGTCGTGATCGTGTCCGCCATGGGCGACACCACCGACGAGCTGCTCGACCTGGCCCAGGAGGTCAGCCCCAGCCCGCGGCCGCGCGAGCTCGACATGCTGCTGACCGCGGGTGAGCGCATGAGCGCGGCCCTGCTGGCGATGGCGATCAACGACCTCGGCCACACCGCCCGCTCGTTCACGGGCAGCCAGGCCGGCGTCATCACCACCGAGAAGCACGGCGACGCCCGCATCATCGACATCACGCCCGGCCGCATCCACACCGCGCTGGAGGAGGGTGACGTCGTCATCGTCGCCGGCTTCCAGGGCGTCTCGCAGACGACGAAGGACGTGACCACGCTGGGCCGCGGGGCGTCCGACACCACCGCGGTGGCGCTCGCCGCAGCCCTCGGCGCCGACTACTGCGAGATCTATTCCGACGTCGACGGTGTCTTCACCGCCGACCCCCGCATCGTGCCGGGTGCGCAGCGCATCCCCGAGATCCGGTACGAGGAGATGCTGGAGATGGCCGCCAACGGCGCCAAGATCCTGCACCTGCGCTGCGTCGAGTACGCCCGCCGCGAGAACGTCCCGGTGCACGTCCGGTCGTCGTTCTCCGACAAGCCGGGCACCTGGGTCAAGCACATCGACGAGGAGGATTCCGTGGAGAACCCCATCATCACCGGCATCGCGCACGACCGCCACGAGGCCAAGATCACCGTCGTCGGCGTGCCCGACCGCGTGGGTGCGGCCGCCGAGGTGTTCACCACCGTCGCGGCGGCCGACATCAACATCGACATGATCGTGCAGAACGTGTCGGTCGAGGGCGGCACCACCGCCATCTCGTTCACGCTGCCGCAGTCCGACGGCAACAAGGCCATGGACGCCCTCCGCGCGGCCCAGCCGACCATCGGCTTCACCGAGCTGATCTACAACGACAAGATCGGCAAGGTGTCGGTCGTGGGCGTCGGCATGCGCTCGCACCCGGGCGTCTCCGCCACCGCGTTCCGCGCGCTGGCCGAGGCGGGCATCAACATCGAGATGATCTCCACCTCCGAGATCCGCATCTCGGTGCTGGTCGACGTCGAGGACCTCGACAAGGCCGTCCGCGCCGTGCACACCGCCTTCGGCCTGGACGCCGACGGCCAGGCCGTCGTCTACGCCGGCACGGGTCGCTGA
- a CDS encoding DUF1707 domain-containing protein, translated as MTHEPVPQRLSDAERDAAAAMLREHFEAGRLDATEFDERLSAALAARYATDFAPLFGDLPDPRPGVGRGLAVPPPPAPASGFGGTFPVQKPDAGVPAPSGGTDWIGVARGVIWPAAIVLAIFTGNWGLFIIIAIIGSIALGQIANNQRKPPPYLPGPPQ; from the coding sequence ATGACCCACGAACCGGTCCCCCAGCGGCTGTCGGACGCCGAGCGGGACGCCGCCGCCGCGATGCTGCGCGAGCACTTCGAGGCCGGACGCCTCGACGCGACCGAGTTCGACGAGCGGCTCTCGGCCGCCCTCGCCGCCCGCTACGCCACCGACTTCGCCCCGCTGTTCGGCGACCTGCCCGACCCCCGTCCCGGTGTGGGCCGGGGCCTGGCCGTCCCGCCCCCGCCCGCCCCGGCGTCCGGGTTCGGCGGAACCTTCCCGGTCCAGAAGCCGGACGCCGGCGTCCCGGCCCCGTCGGGGGGCACCGACTGGATCGGCGTCGCGCGCGGGGTGATCTGGCCCGCCGCGATCGTGCTGGCCATCTTCACCGGCAACTGGGGGCTGTTCATCATCATCGCGATCATCGGCAGCATCGCGCTGGGCCAGATCGCCAACAACCAGCGCAAGCCGCCGCCCTACCTGCCCGGACCGCCTCAGTAG